One Novipirellula galeiformis DNA segment encodes these proteins:
- a CDS encoding alpha/beta hydrolase family protein — translation MRKTFAMLFAVLFVSLSSRLDAGDVTIAADVVYGHKLGLAMTCDVFTPAENPNGAAVLFMVSGGWYSSWTPPEQAQYRFRPLTDNGFSVFAVRHGSSPKFSIAEAVADVRRSVRFIRSNAEDFGIDPKRIGVFGLSAGGHLSLMLGTASDEGNSDANDPIDRVSSRVDAVVAYVAPSDLRVMAQDAPERLSAYDRFPALQINVQQAESVSPLVYVTSDDAPTLLLAGAADELVPIEHSRNILAAFEKANVASELIEFNDAGHRFHGEDAQQASEAMVAWFVTHLATSNLKSP, via the coding sequence ATGCGAAAAACGTTCGCGATGTTGTTTGCGGTGCTGTTTGTCTCGTTATCATCGCGATTGGACGCGGGGGACGTCACCATCGCCGCCGATGTGGTCTACGGGCATAAACTGGGGCTGGCGATGACGTGTGATGTTTTCACTCCTGCGGAGAACCCCAACGGAGCGGCGGTTTTGTTTATGGTCAGTGGGGGATGGTATTCCAGTTGGACGCCCCCCGAGCAGGCTCAGTATCGTTTCCGACCGTTGACCGACAATGGCTTTTCCGTGTTCGCGGTACGGCATGGCAGCAGTCCCAAGTTCTCCATCGCGGAAGCCGTTGCGGATGTGCGCCGCAGTGTTCGATTCATTCGCAGCAACGCGGAGGATTTTGGTATCGATCCGAAGCGAATTGGAGTTTTCGGACTCAGCGCGGGGGGGCATTTGTCGTTAATGCTGGGGACGGCGTCGGACGAAGGAAATTCGGATGCCAACGACCCCATCGATCGAGTTAGCAGCCGAGTCGATGCCGTGGTGGCCTACGTCGCACCGAGCGATTTGAGGGTGATGGCTCAAGATGCTCCGGAGCGTTTGTCCGCCTACGACCGTTTTCCGGCTCTACAGATCAACGTTCAACAGGCAGAGTCGGTCTCGCCACTCGTGTATGTCACGTCCGATGACGCACCGACGCTGTTGTTGGCGGGAGCCGCAGATGAGCTGGTGCCGATTGAGCACAGTCGCAACATTCTGGCCGCTTTTGAAAAAGCCAACGTCGCGAGCGAACTCATCGAGTTCAATGACGCCGGGCATCGTTTTCACGGCGAAGATGCGCAGCAGGCGAGCGAAGCCATGGTGGCTTGGTTTGTTACACACCTCGCCACTTCGAATTTAAAATCCCCTTAA